The Bacillus spongiae genome has a window encoding:
- a CDS encoding transglycosylase domain-containing protein translates to MRSLTGYSFIAFLLPAFLLLLYFTDEEASKAKSFQQQMDSIINDKDINLSITSVMLDHNGQVFSELNKPYRSFAPSEEIPIFLKDLLIYSEDQNFYEHIGFDAGAILRALVKNLVFTHIQQGGSTITQQLARNLYLDQEKTYNRKLTELFYAYELEQKYSKDEILELYLNVIYFSNGIYGAQSAAEHYFQKTLNELSRSELAFIASIPNNPNKYDPIKHFEETKKRQERLLDSLVLAKKLSQEEAYSLKKEKIHLNLRKHENLYPDYAVYVEEELKQLISQQEGFSVRIEQAQSEEEKEWISELLSERVDQVIASGVVLHTNLDPAMQEKTIAAVKKHLPYNQVEGAAVVIDNATRQIIAMSGGKEYKKYYFHRAFQAFRQPGSSIKPLLVYGPYIERFDPSIYESVNSNTYCINGYCPTNYGNVQYGMVSLQTAFARSLNSPAIRLVEKVGLDEAFSYLNPFSFDRVEKKDKTYAAAIGGFTNGMSPLEMTRSYSSFIDGRYIEPHALEKVVDDQGNILYEWNTSEKELWSSGTVKKIRTLLHSSAVNGTGRPAYVSKPYVGIKTGTTNQYFDYWTVGLTNDFTTGVWVGHDIPKNMKTIENNRPSHLIWRDIMK, encoded by the coding sequence TTGAGGTCATTAACTGGTTATAGTTTCATTGCCTTCCTTCTCCCAGCTTTTCTTCTCCTTCTTTATTTTACTGATGAAGAAGCAAGTAAAGCGAAGAGCTTCCAACAACAAATGGATTCCATTATAAATGATAAAGATATTAACTTATCCATTACGAGTGTGATGCTCGATCATAATGGGCAGGTTTTCTCTGAGTTAAATAAGCCTTATCGTTCTTTTGCTCCAAGCGAAGAAATCCCTATCTTTCTCAAAGACTTATTAATCTATTCCGAGGATCAAAATTTTTACGAGCATATTGGATTTGATGCTGGGGCCATTTTAAGAGCTTTAGTGAAGAATTTAGTCTTTACACATATTCAACAAGGTGGAAGTACTATCACCCAGCAACTCGCAAGAAACCTATATTTAGATCAGGAAAAAACTTATAATCGAAAATTAACTGAACTGTTTTATGCTTATGAATTAGAACAGAAATATTCAAAAGATGAAATCTTAGAACTTTATTTAAATGTCATTTACTTTAGTAACGGAATATACGGAGCGCAATCTGCTGCCGAACATTACTTTCAAAAAACGTTGAATGAGTTATCGAGGAGCGAATTAGCCTTTATAGCGTCCATTCCAAATAACCCGAATAAATATGACCCAATTAAACATTTTGAAGAAACAAAGAAGCGGCAGGAACGGTTACTAGATTCTCTCGTACTGGCAAAGAAATTATCTCAAGAAGAGGCCTATTCATTAAAGAAAGAAAAGATTCACCTCAATTTGCGAAAACATGAAAATCTCTATCCTGATTATGCCGTTTATGTAGAAGAAGAATTAAAACAATTAATTAGCCAGCAAGAAGGGTTTTCAGTGCGAATTGAGCAAGCTCAGTCAGAGGAAGAAAAGGAATGGATTTCTGAATTACTGTCGGAGCGTGTTGACCAAGTGATCGCTTCAGGAGTTGTGCTCCATACAAACCTAGATCCGGCAATGCAAGAGAAAACCATTGCAGCTGTCAAAAAACATTTACCCTACAATCAAGTAGAAGGAGCAGCAGTCGTTATCGATAATGCAACGAGGCAAATTATTGCCATGTCAGGGGGAAAAGAATATAAAAAATATTATTTTCATAGAGCTTTTCAAGCATTTCGCCAACCGGGTTCTTCTATAAAGCCTCTCCTTGTATACGGTCCGTACATCGAAAGGTTTGACCCATCTATTTACGAGAGTGTAAATTCTAACACCTATTGTATTAACGGTTATTGTCCTACTAACTATGGAAATGTACAATATGGCATGGTAAGTCTTCAAACCGCTTTTGCACGCTCGCTTAATTCTCCAGCCATTCGCTTAGTTGAAAAGGTCGGGCTTGATGAAGCCTTTAGTTACTTGAACCCCTTTTCCTTCGACAGAGTGGAAAAGAAAGATAAAACCTATGCAGCTGCTATTGGTGGATTTACTAATGGAATGAGCCCTCTTGAAATGACAAGATCTTATTCAAGCTTTATTGATGGGAGGTATATTGAACCACACGCCTTAGAAAAGGTTGTCGATGATCAGGGAAATATTCTTTATGAATGGAATACATCTGAAAAAGAACTTTGGTCATCAGGGACAGTTAAAAAGATTCGTACCCTACTTCATTCATCAGCAGTTAATGGAACCGGCAGACCTGCTTACGTCTCAAAGCCTTACGTTGGAATTAAAACCGGTACAACAAACCAATACTTTGACTATTGGACAGTAGGTCTAACAAACGACTTCACAACAGGGGTTTGGGTTGGACATGATATACCTAAAAACATGAAAACAATTGAAAACAACCGTCCAAGTCATTTAATTTGGCGAGATATAATGAAATAA
- a CDS encoding Na(+)/H(+) antiporter subunit B, which produces MKTNDVILQTVTTVAAFMIILFSIQLFFAGHYYPGGGFIGGLMTAGALVLLLLAFDIKTVACILPIDYKILTAIGLLFSVGTGAGALLFDVPFLTHAFNDFYLPLLGKQSLHTAVLFDIGVYLVVIGVTMTIIQTIGESD; this is translated from the coding sequence ATGAAAACAAATGATGTCATTTTACAAACTGTAACAACCGTTGCCGCCTTTATGATTATTTTGTTTTCCATTCAACTATTCTTCGCAGGCCATTATTATCCTGGTGGAGGTTTTATTGGTGGATTAATGACGGCTGGCGCTTTGGTGCTATTATTGCTCGCTTTCGACATTAAAACTGTAGCGTGTATATTACCCATAGATTATAAAATCTTAACAGCGATTGGATTATTATTTTCCGTTGGGACAGGAGCAGGCGCTCTCTTATTTGATGTCCCTTTCTTAACACATGCGTTTAATGATTTTTATCTCCCATTGCTTGGTAAACAATCTCTTCATACAGCAGTCCTCTTCGATATAGGTGTATACCTTGTCGTAATCGGTGTCACCATGACCATTATTCAAACGATTGGAGAGAGCGATTAA
- a CDS encoding kinase-associated lipoprotein B yields the protein MTQLKANDFVIGIYKTGKYIGELVSENETTFVVKILAVLKHPIQGDLHHPKQVDQGFFHERKALSFGEKANIPKIMVKPYEGEVPPYTESLQTTFLDLLMTLREENSAFATRSIAALESIKREYELMYAIKI from the coding sequence ATGACACAATTAAAAGCAAATGATTTTGTAATTGGGATATATAAGACAGGAAAATATATTGGAGAATTGGTTAGTGAAAATGAAACAACATTCGTAGTGAAAATTTTAGCCGTGTTAAAACATCCCATTCAAGGAGACCTACATCACCCGAAACAAGTCGACCAAGGCTTCTTTCATGAGCGCAAAGCTCTTTCATTTGGTGAGAAAGCAAATATCCCTAAAATAATGGTTAAGCCATATGAAGGAGAGGTTCCTCCCTATACAGAGTCTTTACAAACAACATTCCTTGATCTTTTAATGACTTTACGAGAAGAAAATAGTGCTTTTGCTACAAGAAGCATAGCTGCTTTAGAAAGCATAAAACGAGAATATGAGCTTATGTATGCAATCAAAATATAG
- a CDS encoding superoxide dismutase family protein, producing the protein MACLLLSACVYSDVKKIKVDMKNADGDSIGTISLEEQAEGLMVKVDVEGLSPGEHGIHFHDKGVCEAPDFTSAGEHFNPEEKQHGLMNQEGAHAGDLPNLSVGEDGSVKVDIMTSQVTLKKGKSSLFTKEGTSIIIHETLDDGKSQPAGDAGIRVACGEIMKEGKEKKK; encoded by the coding sequence ATGGCTTGCCTATTGCTTTCAGCATGTGTGTATTCGGATGTAAAGAAAATAAAAGTAGATATGAAAAATGCAGACGGGGACTCGATTGGCACTATCTCCTTGGAAGAGCAGGCGGAAGGGCTAATGGTTAAAGTAGATGTAGAAGGACTATCGCCAGGAGAGCATGGCATACACTTTCATGATAAAGGAGTTTGTGAAGCGCCAGACTTCACATCGGCTGGAGAACATTTTAACCCTGAGGAAAAACAGCATGGTTTAATGAACCAAGAGGGAGCGCATGCAGGCGACCTTCCCAATTTATCTGTTGGTGAGGATGGAAGTGTAAAAGTAGATATAATGACTTCCCAAGTGACGCTAAAGAAAGGGAAAAGCTCTCTTTTTACGAAAGAAGGAACGTCAATTATTATTCACGAAACCTTAGATGATGGAAAAAGTCAACCAGCGGGTGATGCTGGAATTAGAGTTGCATGCGGAGAAATAATGAAAGAAGGAAAAGAGAAGAAGAAATAG
- a CDS encoding Na(+)/H(+) antiporter subunit C, producing the protein MEILMSIVIGFLFMSAVYLILSKSLLRIIIGTGLLSHGAHLLILTMGGLKSDGAAPLLGEYAKSYVDPLPQALILTAIVISFGVTSFFLVLAYRAYQEIGTDNMEQMRGNEGND; encoded by the coding sequence ATGGAAATATTAATGTCTATCGTCATTGGCTTTTTATTCATGAGTGCAGTTTATTTAATTCTGTCAAAAAGCCTATTAAGAATTATTATAGGAACAGGACTTTTAAGCCATGGCGCCCATCTTTTAATCTTAACGATGGGTGGGTTAAAAAGTGATGGTGCTGCTCCTCTGCTTGGAGAGTATGCGAAATCCTATGTTGACCCCTTACCACAAGCCCTTATATTAACTGCTATCGTCATAAGCTTTGGGGTTACTTCCTTCTTTTTAGTACTTGCTTATCGAGCCTATCAAGAAATAGGAACAGACAATATGGAACAAATGAGAGGAAACGAAGGAAATGACTAA
- a CDS encoding DUF5366 family protein: MKNTYLTGYFPLFSILMFSLTFAVFGAEVFVALFKGIGIYAGMREFLSDIQLKLFVLILLMAGFFMVFAALKLIAETINEISLLFFSKDSSGEALQKVRSLSTIYLLGAFLSILSVKSIIGLLTIFILSSFSYFVMFVYRITPSLSRGGVLGIVLFQVSIWSILFTIIILAALKLYNGVMSSLPIISQVNI; the protein is encoded by the coding sequence ATGAAAAATACATACTTAACGGGATATTTTCCTCTATTTTCAATTTTAATGTTTAGTTTAACATTTGCAGTATTCGGTGCGGAGGTGTTTGTAGCACTTTTTAAAGGAATTGGTATTTATGCTGGAATGAGAGAGTTTTTATCGGATATACAACTTAAGCTATTTGTTTTAATTCTGCTAATGGCCGGTTTTTTTATGGTCTTTGCCGCTTTAAAATTAATAGCAGAGACGATTAATGAAATTAGTTTGCTTTTTTTTTCAAAAGATTCTAGTGGAGAAGCGCTACAAAAAGTTCGCTCCTTGTCCACTATTTATTTGCTAGGAGCTTTCTTGTCCATTTTGAGTGTGAAATCCATTATTGGGTTATTGACGATTTTTATCCTATCGTCCTTTAGCTATTTTGTCATGTTTGTTTATAGAATTACACCTTCTTTATCTAGGGGGGGAGTGCTGGGAATTGTTTTATTCCAAGTTTCAATCTGGAGTATCTTATTTACTATCATTATCTTAGCGGCGTTGAAGCTATACAATGGAGTAATGTCTAGTTTACCGATTATTTCCCAAGTGAATATTTAA
- a CDS encoding Na(+)/H(+) antiporter subunit F1: protein MLEVIIQISLIAVSLSMLGLIYRVVKGPSIPDRVVALDAIGINLVAFVALISMLLETHAFLEVILLIGILAFIGTVAFSKFLEKGAIIERDRDNH from the coding sequence ATGCTTGAAGTGATTATTCAAATTTCTTTAATTGCTGTCTCACTCTCCATGCTTGGTTTAATATATCGTGTAGTGAAAGGTCCTTCTATTCCCGACCGAGTCGTTGCGCTAGATGCTATTGGCATTAACTTAGTCGCTTTCGTAGCCCTTATCTCTATGCTACTTGAGACTCACGCATTTTTAGAAGTGATTCTGCTTATCGGAATACTAGCCTTTATCGGAACAGTTGCCTTTTCTAAATTTTTAGAGAAAGGGGCGATTATTGAACGTGATCGAGACAATCATTAG
- the kapD gene encoding 3'-5' exonuclease KapD, with protein MKERQLIFMDFEFSMPEGKNSPRNFYPEIIEAGIVLIRNGNIEKQFSSYVKPMAFPKLTQRCKKFLHIKQENVDDGMPFHELVNYLKEINDGTSQNKIITWGNMDIKVLRNNCQQAKLSYPLQGEYVDLSMEYKRFFGDRNQTGLWKAVEEYGKDGIGKHHKALDDALTTYHIYKLVEKDKQYLQKASPPTIGDRVDLSKLYNLLA; from the coding sequence GTGAAAGAACGTCAATTGATTTTTATGGACTTTGAATTCTCGATGCCAGAAGGTAAAAATTCACCGAGGAATTTTTATCCTGAAATTATTGAAGCAGGTATCGTTTTAATACGAAATGGAAATATTGAAAAACAATTTTCTTCATATGTAAAACCGATGGCGTTTCCTAAACTAACGCAGAGGTGTAAGAAGTTTCTTCATATAAAACAAGAGAATGTCGATGATGGAATGCCCTTTCATGAATTAGTAAATTATTTAAAAGAAATAAATGATGGTACTAGTCAAAATAAAATAATCACTTGGGGAAATATGGATATTAAAGTGTTAAGAAATAATTGCCAACAAGCAAAATTATCATACCCTCTTCAAGGAGAATATGTTGATCTATCGATGGAGTATAAACGATTTTTTGGTGACCGTAATCAAACGGGGTTATGGAAAGCTGTGGAGGAATACGGAAAAGATGGAATTGGCAAGCATCATAAAGCGTTAGATGATGCCTTAACCACTTATCATATTTATAAGCTTGTTGAAAAGGATAAACAGTATCTTCAAAAAGCATCTCCACCAACAATTGGAGATAGAGTGGATTTATCGAAACTGTATAACCTGTTAGCATGA
- a CDS encoding Na+/H+ antiporter subunit A has protein sequence MSILHFAIISPFLMAILIPIFYFLFKKVHTGWFALILPVTLFGYFLQYIPVTEGGNIVKKTAEWMPSLGINFVAYVDGLGILFALLITGIGSLVVLYSIYYLEVGKEALHNFYVYLLLFMGAMLGLVLSDNLMVLYMFWEFTSISSFLLIGYWYHRERSRYGAQKSLLITVFGGLSMLCGFILLSIMGDTFSIRELIAQSDELFTNPLFTPALILVLIGAFTKSAQFPFHIWLPDAMEAPTPVSAYLHSATMVKAGIYLVARLSPIFSQSGIWLWLIGGIGLLTLFWGSFNAVKQTDLKSILAFSTVSQLGLIMSLLGVGAAAQHYGYEKYYLIATLAAVFHLINHATFKGSLFMVAGIVDHETGTRDIRKLGGLMSFMPITFTIAIIGTFSMAGLPPFNGFLSKEMFFTAMVKVLEMDIYNLETWGVLFPVIAWTASVFTFLYSMRLLFKTFTGKLQPEKLKTQPHEAPFGMLVSPIVLASLVIIFGFFPNLLSHSIIKPAVEAIIPGVNELEVHISFWHGFTPELFMTIGVILGGILLYATFPKWKKLFERLPEKLSFNFLYDHGIVSLERGAYKTSRTVMNGFIRTYLVYIFSFFIGILLFTLWFKDAFVFSTDKIAPIGVYELVLAIVLIIGTITILFAKSRLTAIISLGAVGYTVSLFYVLFRAPDLALTQLVIETISVALFLLCFYHLPRLSRHEEHMRFKLGNALISIGVGVVVTLISISSHSQKFFDSISQYYIDSAYKEAGGKNLVNVILVDFRGFDTLFEICVLAIAALGIFSMIKLRLTRRKEG, from the coding sequence TTGTCTATACTTCATTTTGCCATCATCTCGCCCTTTTTGATGGCTATATTGATACCAATTTTTTATTTTCTTTTTAAGAAAGTTCATACTGGCTGGTTTGCGCTAATTTTGCCTGTCACTTTATTTGGGTATTTCTTACAATACATTCCCGTAACAGAAGGGGGAAATATAGTTAAAAAAACGGCTGAATGGATGCCTTCATTGGGAATTAACTTCGTTGCCTATGTTGATGGGCTAGGGATTCTCTTTGCCTTATTAATTACGGGAATTGGCTCACTTGTAGTGCTTTATTCGATCTATTATTTAGAAGTCGGCAAAGAAGCATTACATAATTTCTACGTATATTTGTTACTCTTTATGGGAGCAATGCTTGGACTTGTCTTATCAGATAACTTAATGGTCCTATATATGTTTTGGGAATTTACTTCAATATCATCCTTTTTATTAATTGGTTATTGGTATCACCGTGAGCGCTCTCGCTACGGTGCTCAAAAATCACTGCTTATTACGGTATTTGGTGGTTTATCGATGCTTTGTGGGTTTATTCTTTTATCCATTATGGGGGATACATTTAGTATTCGTGAACTCATTGCCCAATCAGATGAACTGTTTACAAATCCATTATTTACACCTGCACTCATCCTTGTACTAATAGGTGCCTTTACGAAATCAGCTCAGTTTCCTTTTCACATTTGGCTTCCTGATGCTATGGAAGCACCAACACCCGTCAGCGCTTACCTTCACTCTGCTACTATGGTAAAGGCTGGAATTTATCTTGTTGCTCGTTTGAGTCCAATTTTTTCTCAATCTGGTATTTGGCTATGGCTTATTGGAGGAATAGGGTTACTCACACTCTTTTGGGGATCATTTAACGCTGTAAAGCAAACGGATTTAAAAAGTATCCTTGCCTTCTCTACAGTCAGCCAGCTAGGATTAATCATGTCATTATTAGGGGTAGGGGCAGCGGCTCAACATTATGGCTATGAAAAATATTACCTTATCGCGACACTTGCTGCAGTATTTCATTTAATCAACCACGCAACCTTTAAAGGAAGTTTATTTATGGTTGCAGGGATTGTCGACCACGAAACGGGTACTAGAGATATCCGAAAGCTTGGTGGGTTAATGAGCTTTATGCCCATTACCTTTACTATTGCCATAATTGGAACATTCTCCATGGCAGGTCTCCCACCTTTTAATGGGTTTCTAAGTAAAGAGATGTTCTTCACTGCCATGGTGAAAGTGTTAGAGATGGATATTTACAATTTAGAAACATGGGGAGTGTTATTCCCTGTTATTGCTTGGACTGCCAGTGTATTTACGTTTTTGTATAGTATGAGGCTACTATTTAAAACATTTACTGGGAAATTACAACCTGAAAAACTAAAAACACAACCTCATGAAGCACCTTTTGGTATGTTGGTTTCTCCAATCGTCCTTGCTTCACTTGTTATCATTTTTGGTTTCTTCCCAAATTTACTGTCTCATTCAATTATTAAACCAGCGGTGGAAGCTATCATACCAGGAGTTAACGAATTAGAGGTTCATATTTCCTTTTGGCATGGATTTACACCTGAGCTCTTTATGACAATTGGCGTAATATTAGGAGGTATCCTATTATATGCCACTTTCCCGAAATGGAAAAAACTCTTTGAACGTCTACCAGAAAAGCTATCATTTAATTTTCTGTACGACCACGGAATCGTTTCATTAGAGCGAGGCGCTTATAAAACATCAAGAACAGTGATGAATGGGTTTATTCGCACTTACCTAGTGTATATCTTCTCCTTCTTCATTGGAATTCTACTATTTACGCTATGGTTTAAAGACGCATTTGTGTTTTCTACCGACAAAATAGCACCAATTGGTGTGTATGAATTAGTTCTCGCCATAGTACTTATTATCGGAACCATTACGATTTTATTTGCTAAATCCCGTTTGACAGCGATTATTTCTCTTGGTGCTGTTGGATATACGGTCTCCCTATTTTATGTATTGTTTCGTGCACCTGACTTAGCATTGACACAACTTGTTATTGAGACGATTTCAGTCGCGTTATTCTTATTGTGCTTTTACCACTTACCGCGTCTCAGTCGCCATGAAGAACATATGCGCTTTAAATTAGGAAATGCATTGATCTCTATAGGAGTGGGAGTTGTCGTTACCTTAATTTCGATTTCTTCTCACAGCCAAAAGTTTTTCGATTCCATTTCACAATATTATATTGATAGTGCTTATAAAGAAGCCGGTGGAAAGAACTTGGTCAACGTCATTTTAGTTGATTTTCGTGGGTTTGATACATTGTTCGAAATTTGTGTACTAGCCATTGCGGCACTTGGAATTTTCTCAATGATAAAACTTCGTTTAACAAGGAGGAAAGAAGGATGA
- a CDS encoding peptidylprolyl isomerase codes for MKSWIYTIASFSLIILFLTGCGISKQQEESSKGEVAKQKITVEGDVDKFFPQLTNEVQENEILVEMKTSKGTIKLKLFPELAPKTVENFVTHSKNGYYDGLTFHRVIQDFMIQGGDPKGDGTGGESIYGESFEDELNSQLFHVRGALSMANEGRSNTNGSQFFIVQNAEINSQTKEAIEKAGYPTEIVTKYIENGGTPHLDYKHSVFGYVIEGMDVVDKIAAVEVDSQSKPANNVVIEKMMVIE; via the coding sequence ATGAAATCTTGGATTTATACGATAGCAAGCTTTAGTCTGATCATTCTATTTCTTACTGGGTGTGGAATTTCGAAGCAACAAGAGGAGAGTAGTAAGGGGGAAGTGGCTAAGCAAAAAATAACAGTTGAAGGAGATGTCGACAAGTTTTTTCCTCAATTGACGAATGAAGTTCAAGAAAATGAAATACTTGTTGAAATGAAAACGAGCAAAGGAACTATTAAATTAAAACTATTTCCAGAGCTTGCACCGAAAACGGTAGAGAACTTTGTAACTCATAGTAAGAATGGCTATTATGATGGATTAACATTTCATCGAGTGATACAGGACTTCATGATTCAAGGTGGCGATCCTAAAGGAGATGGCACAGGTGGCGAAAGTATTTATGGCGAATCATTTGAAGACGAATTAAATTCCCAATTATTCCACGTTCGTGGAGCGCTGTCTATGGCAAATGAAGGTCGGTCTAATACGAATGGTAGTCAATTCTTTATAGTCCAAAACGCAGAAATAAATTCACAAACGAAAGAAGCGATAGAAAAGGCAGGTTATCCAACTGAAATTGTTACAAAGTATATAGAAAATGGCGGTACTCCACACCTGGATTATAAGCATTCTGTATTTGGATATGTAATTGAAGGGATGGATGTTGTGGATAAGATAGCGGCTGTGGAAGTTGATTCGCAATCCAAGCCAGCTAATAATGTTGTGATTGAGAAAATGATGGTAATCGAATAA
- a CDS encoding Na+/H+ antiporter subunit E: MSLQILLNFTLAFLWMFLTVSFTADTFLVGFILGIIIIFSFRRFFPSRFYLVRFIAIVQLGYIFLIELLKSNISVLKTILKPKLDIKPGIFAYPTQLKSDWEITILANLITLTPGTLVMDVSLDNKILYVHAIDVDDVDDAIDSIRNTFEKAIMEVTR; the protein is encoded by the coding sequence ATGTCCTTACAAATTTTATTAAATTTCACACTTGCCTTTTTATGGATGTTCCTAACTGTTTCATTTACAGCTGATACATTTTTAGTTGGGTTTATCCTAGGAATAATCATTATCTTTTCGTTTCGCCGCTTTTTTCCATCGAGATTTTATTTAGTTCGATTCATTGCCATCGTCCAACTTGGCTATATTTTCTTAATTGAACTACTCAAGTCAAATATCTCTGTGTTAAAAACGATTTTAAAACCAAAACTAGATATTAAACCTGGCATTTTCGCTTATCCGACCCAATTAAAGAGTGATTGGGAAATAACCATATTGGCGAACTTAATTACGCTAACACCGGGTACACTCGTCATGGATGTTTCACTTGATAATAAAATTCTTTATGTTCATGCGATTGATGTGGATGATGTAGATGATGCCATAGACAGTATTCGAAACACATTTGAGAAGGCCATCATGGAGGTGACTCGATAA
- the mnhG gene encoding monovalent cation/H(+) antiporter subunit G → MIETIISVFIGFFVIAGAFLTLVTAFGVIRLPDVYTRNHAASKSATLGVMFILLATFLYFYITEDHVNTRVLLGIFFIFITAPVAGHLISRAAYHSGVKLWEKSVRDDLQFKDKYEQNNQSDNINS, encoded by the coding sequence GTGATCGAGACAATCATTAGTGTCTTCATTGGATTCTTTGTTATTGCTGGAGCTTTTCTGACCCTTGTTACTGCTTTTGGGGTTATTCGCTTACCTGATGTTTATACTAGAAACCATGCAGCATCAAAAAGCGCTACACTTGGTGTGATGTTCATTCTATTGGCTACTTTTTTGTATTTTTATATAACAGAAGATCATGTTAATACAAGAGTACTGTTAGGAATCTTTTTTATCTTTATTACAGCACCAGTAGCCGGACACTTGATTTCCCGTGCCGCCTACCATTCTGGTGTAAAGCTATGGGAAAAAAGCGTACGAGATGATTTGCAGTTCAAAGATAAATATGAACAAAACAATCAATCAGATAATATAAATTCGTGA
- a CDS encoding Na+/H+ antiporter subunit D — MTNLLILPILIPLLTAISLMFFRKWVGVQKWISLLSTLGTVIASIILLNTVYTEGIQTVNLGSWTAPFGITLVSDPISALLVTTTSIITLLVLVYSFKSIGESREKFYFYPVVQFLLVGVVGAFTTGDIFNLFVFFEVMLMASYVLLVLGGTQIQLRESIKYILVNVISSALFVVAVAYLYSVVGTLNMAQIGERIAAINQPGIITVIAVLFLIVFGLKGAIFPLYYWLPGSYFAPPIPVLALFGALLTKVGVYSILRTYTLFFNLDTEFTHTLLMGLALLTILVGIVGAIAYWDVKKIIIYNIIIAVGVILFGVSVNNEFSLQGSVYYLIHDMLIKASLFLLIGVMIKISGTSNLRQMGGMLKHFPLLGWTFFIATLSLAGIPPFSGFVGKLLIIKGALIAEHYIGAGIILLSSLFVLYSVMKIFMNGFWGEPQECKVENKTTVHYLWAPGAILVLLAVVYGFSADYIRPIMIQATDVLMDPQIYIQAVLKE; from the coding sequence ATGACTAATTTATTAATTTTACCTATCCTCATCCCTCTTTTAACAGCAATATCTCTAATGTTTTTTAGAAAGTGGGTTGGGGTGCAAAAATGGATATCCTTACTTTCAACGTTAGGAACTGTTATCGCATCCATTATTTTATTAAACACTGTATATACCGAGGGGATTCAAACCGTGAACCTTGGAAGCTGGACAGCTCCCTTTGGAATCACATTAGTTTCAGATCCCATTTCTGCATTACTAGTCACGACCACCAGCATCATTACGTTACTCGTACTGGTTTACTCTTTTAAATCGATAGGTGAGTCAAGAGAGAAATTCTACTTCTACCCTGTCGTCCAATTTTTATTAGTGGGTGTCGTTGGTGCGTTTACAACTGGAGATATCTTTAATCTATTTGTATTTTTCGAAGTGATGTTAATGGCTTCTTATGTGCTACTCGTCCTTGGTGGTACTCAAATTCAATTGCGAGAATCGATTAAATATATTTTAGTAAACGTGATCTCATCTGCATTGTTTGTTGTGGCCGTTGCTTATCTTTACTCAGTTGTAGGAACACTAAATATGGCTCAAATCGGTGAACGAATTGCAGCAATTAATCAACCTGGCATCATTACGGTTATTGCTGTGTTATTTTTAATCGTATTCGGCCTAAAGGGTGCTATTTTTCCGCTTTATTATTGGCTTCCGGGCTCTTACTTTGCACCACCAATACCTGTATTAGCGCTATTCGGTGCATTATTAACGAAAGTCGGAGTATACTCTATCTTACGTACTTACACTTTGTTTTTTAATCTTGATACAGAGTTTACTCATACTTTATTAATGGGACTTGCTCTCCTTACCATCTTGGTAGGTATTGTCGGAGCAATTGCTTATTGGGACGTTAAGAAAATTATTATTTATAACATCATTATCGCCGTTGGAGTCATTCTCTTTGGGGTTTCCGTGAATAATGAGTTTTCACTTCAAGGTTCGGTGTATTACTTGATTCATGACATGCTGATTAAAGCTTCCTTATTTTTACTTATTGGTGTGATGATTAAAATAAGTGGAACGAGTAATTTAAGACAAATGGGTGGAATGTTGAAGCACTTCCCTCTTCTTGGCTGGACATTTTTCATTGCAACCTTGTCTTTAGCTGGTATTCCACCGTTTAGTGGATTTGTAGGTAAGTTATTGATCATTAAAGGAGCATTAATAGCTGAGCACTATATTGGAGCAGGTATAATCTTACTTTCAAGCTTGTTTGTTCTCTATTCTGTAATGAAAATCTTTATGAATGGCTTTTGGGGAGAGCCTCAAGAATGTAAAGTGGAAAATAAAACTACTGTTCATTACTTATGGGCGCCAGGAGCTATACTCGTGTTGCTTGCTGTAGTGTACGGCTTTAGTGCAGATTACATTCGCCCAATAATGATTCAAGCAACGGATGTATTAATGGATCCTCAAATCTATATACAAGCCGTTTTAAAGGAGTAG